In Salinarimonas sp., a genomic segment contains:
- a CDS encoding FAD-dependent oxidoreductase: MRIVVIGAGIIGLACAYALVRDGHDVRVVDRAPEGDRTSFGNAGGIAVTEIVPASVPGLWKKVPGWLVDPLGPLAIRPGHAPRLAPWLRRFLAAGREVDRIAAALAALNRRVYDDLVPLLADIGLSGDLHRVGALTLYEREAACLADRWEWELKARHGFAHETLTGEEARALEPALSPRIARAIYDPSWSHVSDPRRIVDGLARWLREREVPFHQAEATALDPKLDRVTISLDDGTAGDADIVVVAAGAWSARLAASVGDRVLLEAERGYNTTIPDPGVAVTRQLIFAERKFVATPLSIGLRVGGAAEFAGLDAPANYARSERLAKLAKIYLPDLATEGGSRWMGNRPSTPDSLPVIGWSPGKGRVIYAFGHGHLGLTQAATTGRLVAGLLSGATGDIDMEPYSIARFAR, from the coding sequence GTGCGTATCGTCGTCATCGGAGCCGGCATCATCGGCCTGGCCTGCGCCTACGCGCTCGTGCGCGACGGGCACGACGTGCGCGTCGTCGACCGGGCGCCGGAGGGCGACCGCACCTCTTTCGGCAATGCCGGCGGCATCGCCGTCACCGAGATCGTGCCGGCCTCCGTGCCCGGCCTGTGGAAGAAGGTCCCGGGCTGGCTCGTCGACCCGCTCGGACCGCTGGCGATCCGCCCCGGCCACGCGCCGCGGCTCGCGCCCTGGCTGCGCCGCTTCCTCGCCGCCGGACGCGAGGTCGACCGCATCGCCGCCGCGCTCGCTGCGCTCAACCGGCGCGTCTACGACGATCTCGTCCCGCTCCTCGCCGACATCGGCCTCTCCGGCGACCTGCACCGCGTCGGCGCGCTCACGCTCTACGAGCGCGAGGCGGCCTGTCTCGCGGACCGCTGGGAATGGGAGCTCAAGGCCCGCCACGGCTTCGCCCACGAGACCCTCACGGGCGAGGAGGCGCGCGCCCTCGAGCCCGCGCTCTCCCCGCGCATCGCCCGTGCGATCTACGACCCGAGCTGGTCGCACGTCTCCGATCCCCGCCGCATCGTGGACGGACTCGCGCGCTGGCTGCGCGAACGCGAAGTGCCCTTCCACCAAGCGGAGGCGACGGCCCTCGACCCGAAGCTCGACCGGGTGACGATTTCCCTCGATGACGGCACCGCGGGGGACGCCGACATCGTCGTCGTCGCCGCCGGCGCCTGGTCGGCGCGCCTCGCCGCCAGCGTCGGAGACCGCGTCCTGCTCGAGGCGGAGCGTGGCTACAACACCACGATCCCGGACCCGGGCGTCGCCGTCACGCGCCAGCTGATCTTCGCCGAGCGCAAGTTCGTCGCGACGCCGCTGTCCATCGGCCTGCGGGTCGGCGGCGCGGCGGAATTCGCCGGCCTCGACGCGCCGGCGAACTACGCCCGGTCCGAGCGCCTCGCCAAGCTCGCGAAGATCTACCTGCCCGATCTCGCGACCGAGGGCGGCTCCCGCTGGATGGGCAACCGTCCGTCCACGCCGGATTCGCTTCCCGTGATCGGCTGGTCTCCCGGCAAGGGCCGGGTGATCTACGCCTTCGGCCACGGCCATCTCGGCCTCACCCAGGCGGCGACGACGGGCCGGCTCGTCGCCGGCCTGCTTTCGGGCGCGACCGGCGACATCGACATGGAGCCCTATTCCATCGCGCGCTTCGCCCGCTGA
- a CDS encoding RidA family protein — protein MTGLRERLMGQGETGGPRVLQPADWPMPKGYSNGMAAAGTLVVTGGVVGWDAQGRFPDGFVAQTRQALENIVAVLKEGGAEPRHLVRLTWYVTDMDAYLACQRDLGRAYRDVIGPHYPAMALVQVVRLVERAALVEIEATAVVAG, from the coding sequence ATGACCGGTCTGCGTGAGCGTCTGATGGGGCAGGGGGAGACGGGCGGCCCGCGCGTGCTCCAGCCCGCCGATTGGCCGATGCCGAAGGGCTATTCCAACGGCATGGCGGCCGCGGGCACCCTCGTCGTCACCGGCGGCGTCGTCGGCTGGGATGCGCAGGGGCGCTTCCCCGACGGCTTCGTCGCGCAGACGCGCCAGGCGCTGGAGAACATCGTCGCGGTCCTGAAGGAAGGCGGGGCCGAGCCGCGCCACCTCGTGCGCCTCACCTGGTACGTCACCGACATGGACGCCTATCTCGCCTGCCAGCGCGACCTCGGCCGCGCCTATCGCGACGTGATCGGCCCGCACTATCCCGCCATGGCCCTCGTCCAGGTCGTGCGCCTGGTGGAGCGCGCCGCCCTCGTCGAGATCGAGGCGACGGCGGTCGTCGCCGGCTGA
- a CDS encoding thioesterase family protein, whose amino-acid sequence MSERITPPARESLGPGVHLAPVKIRFAHCDPAGIVYFARWFDMLNGVIEDFFGEALGLDYHVLIRDRRLGLGYGQAHADYLKPGLMGDIVDFAVLVERIGGASITLAIPGYRGHEPVIAARLVIVTTDLDAHKAIRVPDDVRAALTRYQERSR is encoded by the coding sequence GTGAGCGAGCGCATCACCCCGCCCGCCCGCGAGAGCCTCGGACCCGGCGTGCACCTCGCGCCGGTGAAGATCCGCTTCGCCCATTGCGACCCGGCCGGCATCGTCTATTTCGCCCGCTGGTTCGACATGCTCAACGGCGTGATCGAGGATTTCTTCGGCGAGGCGCTCGGCCTCGACTACCACGTCCTCATCCGCGACCGGCGCCTGGGGCTCGGCTACGGCCAGGCCCACGCGGACTACCTCAAGCCCGGGCTGATGGGCGACATCGTCGATTTCGCCGTCCTCGTCGAGCGGATCGGCGGCGCCTCGATCACCCTCGCCATCCCCGGCTATCGCGGCCACGAGCCCGTGATCGCCGCCCGCCTCGTCATCGTCACGACGGATCTCGACGCCCACAAGGCGATCCGCGTGCCCGACGACGTGCGCGCGGCCTTGACCCGTTACCAGGAGAGAAGTCGATGA